One region of Bombus affinis isolate iyBomAffi1 chromosome 3, iyBomAffi1.2, whole genome shotgun sequence genomic DNA includes:
- the LOC126914377 gene encoding dystonin isoform X9, translated as MSTQAYYKERLGFDPADTVAEHHREQRSQHGYEESLSKFKGQNENGFSWMMEGRENWRVEGATEHRSGSTQAFWGCWAMFIEAHDERDAIQKKTFTKWVNKHLKKHWKYVKTYTCLHVCVLVNNQPCCSPTASRHVGDLFEDLRDGHNLISLLEVLSGEHLPRERGRMRFHMLQNVQMALDFLRYKKIKLVNIRAEDIVDGNPKLTLGLIWTIILHFQSWRRKISDIVVGQESNVTAREALLRWARRSTARYPGVRVTDFTGSWRDGLAFSALIHRNRPDLVDWKGARASQPRERLDRVFYVAEREYGVTRLLDPEDVDTPEPDEKSLITYISSLYDVFPEPPTIHPLYDAEDQRRSEEYRELASSLHMWIREKMCLMQERVFPPTLIEMKNLAAGSTKFKNEEVPPRYRDKQRLSYIFRDLQKYFEAVGEVDIEPHLRIEVIEENWNRLMMLHQEREQAIIDEIKRLERLQRLAEKVHREMKATDNRLEELERRVEDEARRLDRLHPLEAKHAVDLLEQDIRNTEVQIQNIFPDVHTLTEGRYSQAAELRKRVQKLHQRWVALRSLLHKRLVQPLSAVSFPVEERVVTKHRTTVHETRLVDTNPHFRALHDCIDWCKAKIKQLQDADYGSDLPSVQNELEVHQREHKNIEQFHPKVERCVQAKSHFHAEELTLYSQHLTVLQKLHTELLAASNKRLSDLDTLHDFIQSATNELVWLSSKEETEVTRDWSDKNLNVQSIEQYYERTFGSGIESLMSDLEKREIQFSAVQDRGEALVLQHHPAAKTIEAYMSAMQSQWTWLLQLTLCLEVHLKHAAQSQQFFRDVQQAEQWISKRDESLNTIYSQSEFSLDEGERLLKGMQELREELNSYGDHVQKLVDQAKDVVPMKQRRQPVARPMQVTCVCSYKQVNMSIEKGEQCTLYDNSGRIKWRVKNQEGVESPVPGVCFALQPPDKDALDAAERLRRQYDRSVGLWQRKQLRLRQNMIFATIKVVKGWDLPQFLAMGQDQRTAIRKALNEDADKLLSEGDPADPQLRRLKRETAEVNKLFDELEKRARAEEESKNAGRIFNEQISAIQEALDEAERVLNTRIAAPLPRDIDSLEHLVLQHKDFEQTLKRQTSDLDKVQQTFRGITLKTPAMRNKLDAVTTKWTNIWNSSNLYIERLKCVEIVLSSLEENTTSVSELEVKLASFDELPPDLKGLQNVLEDLMVLQNAISQQQTAMDKLNEDTQNARHVVEKSRPSHRGSHSDMDRLDDEVNKLNSRWTNLCAQLVERVRSAEAAYGLAQQLEHAYRNEVDFIDESYEKLEVENAKNLLNKVVERAPAIEAVNVTGSRLIREGKIYGQRLRAFTEQLEDICPSLDASVKKPRREFVSTVDDVARDLDTLNKRYTTLVELLQERVTQLAAQQTEETSQQFQEALEGLQKWLTDTEEMVSNQKSPSSDYNVVKAQLQEQKFLKKMLMDQQNSMSSSYNMGQEVAAEAEPKEQKKIEKQLKDLMARFDNLTESAAKRMEALEQAMGVAKQFQDKLIPLQTWLDKTEKRVRDMELVPTDEEKIQQRVTEHDGLHEDILSKKPEFSELTEVASQLMSLVGEDEAAALADKLQDAADRYAALVERSESLGNLLQRSRQGLRHLVLSYQELQAWMEGMEIRLSKYRVLAVHTEKLLQQMEDLADLTEEVSTRQTEVDSTTDTGLELMKHISSDEALQLKDKLDSLQRRFNDLVSRGSDLLKHAQESLPLVQQFHDNHNRLMDWMQAAESALQSAEPREDEIIRLEMEISEYRPVLDKINAVGPQLSQLSPGEGAATIEALVIRDNRRFAAIAEQIQRKAERLQLSKQRSLEVIGDIDDLLEWFHEVDNQLREAEPPSSEPEIIRVQLKEHKALNDDISSQKGRVRDVISTAKKVIRENGQYEDKSTIRENMEDLRETMEIVSGLSMDRLGALEQALPLAEHLRDTHIDLVSWLEEAEQQVAMLPMPALRPDLIAAQQDKNEFLVQSINEHKPLVEKLNKTGEALLKLCNEEEGMKIQDILEADTTRYAALRAELRGRQQTLEQALQESSQFSDKLEGMLRALSSTADQVNGAEPISAHPGRLRDQMEENSALVDELAQRSEAYAAVRRAADDVISKAGNRADPAVKDIKRKLDKLNKLWSDVQKSTTDRGQTLDEALAIAEKFWSELNGVMSTLRELQDALAGQAPPAAQPAAIQQQQVALQEIRHEIDQTKPDVEQVRASGHELMGLCGEPDKPDVRKHIEDLDQAWDNVTALYARREENLIDAMEKAMEFHETLQNLLEFLQEAEDKFSSMGLLGSDIDEVKKQIKQLANFKAEVDPHMVKVEALNRSLIRQAAELTERTSSEQAAAIKEPLGAVNRRWDGLLRGLVERQRLLENALLRLGQFQHALDELLVWIEKTDDTLDNLKAVAGDPQVIEVELAKLKVLVNDIQAHQTSVDTLNDAGRQLIEDGKGTAEASTTAEKLGTLNRRWRDLLQRAADRQRELEDALREAQTFTAEIQDLLSWLGDVDNTIVASKPVGGLPETASEQLERFMEVYNELEQNRLKVESVLQQGQAYLKRADSTSAGGLNHNLRTLKQRWDNVTARASDKKIKLEIALKEATEFHDALQSFVDWLTNAEKILTNLKPVSRVMETILGQIEEHKAFQKDVGVHRETMLNLDKKGTHLKYFSQKQDVILIKNLLISVQHRWERVVSKSAERTRALDHGYKEAREFHDAWSNIMNWLDETEKTLDEVASDGALGGNDPEKIKARLNKHRELQKALSAKQGTYDATMKNGKSLKDKAPKSDEFALKELLNELKNKWTTVCGKCVDRQRKLEEALLFSGQFKDAIQALLEWLSKSEKQLADTGPLYGDLDTVMNLVEQHKTFEKDLESRVSQMESVIKTGRELLAKATPDDASAIGSQLAEINNLWDTVTKLSSDKTERLQEALREAERLHKAVHVLLEWLSDAEMKLRFAGQLPEDEQESRNQLMEHEKFLRELSTKEIEKDQTLELAHVILAKAHPDGALVIKHWITIIQSRWEEVSTWAQQRNQRLENHMRGLQDLDNLLEELLSWLEGLENTLNALEAEPLPDDKATLEMLIVDHREFMENTSRRQNEVDRVCKARQIKSAKDTMKITKAKSPAPTRASPGRERTPDLLPHIGPRFPPKGSKGAEPEFRSPRVKLLWDRWRHVWMLAWERQRRLQDKYNYIQELDRVANFSWEDWRKRFLKFMNHKKSRLTDLFRKMDKNNDGLIPREDFIQGIMNTKFETSRLEMGAVADLFDRHGEGLIDWKEFIAALRPDWEERRTYNDTDKIHDEVKRLVMLCTCRQKFRVFQVGEGKYRFGDSQKLRLVRILRSTVMVRVGGGWVALDEFLLKNDPCRVFLMPIPDPNKPEQHEGWCPLAKGRTNIELREQFILADGVSQTMTAFRSKPSPTSTLQRTPISSANAGPITKVRERSARSVPMGQSRASRSSLSAGTPDSLSDNESSFKLGSARKTSTPYRSSMTPGGSRPSSRPTSRPTSRPTSRPGSRPASRQGSKPPSRYGSTQSLDSTDDSTNVSRIPRRTAVSTTGNTPTSSRHNSVSGKRLSVNGSSSRPRTPTGLVSPASGVPARFGTIHRASSIPTLTGVGTPIRSSSMCTNSATNTSSAVKRARTRTPSSGSSTPLPPSLKLSRKPSGASDTSVSTTPATKRKGKPTPIDQRAPFRL; from the exons ATGTCCACTCAAGCTTATTACAAGGAGAGGCTCGGTTTCGATCCGGCCGATACCGTGGCGGAACATCATCGTGAGCAGAGATCGCAGCACGGATACGAGGAGTCTCTTTCCAAGTTCAAAGGTCAGAACGAAAATGGATTTTCGTGGATGATGGAAGGACGGGAAAATTGGCGGGTAGAAGGGGCCACAGAACACCGTTCCGGCAGCACTCAGGCTTTCTGGGGTTGCTGGGCGATGTTCATCGAGGCGCACG ACGAACGAGACGCGATCCAAAAGAAAACATTTACCAAATGGGTGAACAAGCATCTGAAAAAG CATTGGAAGTACGTGAAG ACTTACACGTGCCTACACGTGTGCGTCCTTGTGAACAACCAACCATGCTGTTCCCCCACT GCCAGCAGACATGTCGGAGATCTGTTCGAAGACCTGCGGGACGGGCACAACCTCATTTCCTTGCTGGAGGTACTCTCGGGCGAGCATCTT CCGCGAGAGAGAGGTCGGATGCGTTTCCACATGCTGCAGAACGTACAAATGGCTCTTGACTTTTTGCGCTATAAGAAGATCAAGCTCGTTAATATTCGTGCTGAAGACATTGTCGATGGAAACCCAAAGTTGACTCTAGGTTTGATATGGACCATCATACTTCACTTCCAG AGCTGGCGTCGCAAG aTATCCGATATCGTAGTGGGTCAGGAATCGAACGTGACTGCCCGCGAAGCTCTTCTGAGATGGGCCAGACGATCGACGGCGCGTTATCCTGGAGTGCGCGTCACGGACTTTACCGGATCGTGGAGGGACGGGCTAGCTTTCAGCGCATTAATCCATCGAAACAGACCAGATCTGGTCGATTGGAAAGGTGCTCGTGCTAGTCAACCACGAGAGCGGCTCGATCGGGTCTTCTACGTCGCGGAGCGCGAGTATGGCGTTACGAGGCTTCTCGATCCCGAAG ACGTGGACACTCCTGAACCGGATGAGAAGTCCTTGATAACGTACATCTCTTCGCTCTACGACGTGTTCCCGGAGCCGCCAACGATTCACCCGTTGTACGATGCCGAGGACCAGAGGCGCTCGGAGGAATATAGAGAGCTAGCTAGTTCCCTCCACATGTGGATCCGCGAAAAAATGTGCCTGATGCAGGAACGTGTCTTCCCGCCGACCTTgatagaaatgaaaaatttggcGGCCGGCAGTACGAAATTCAAGAATGAGGAAGTACCGCCCAGATACAGAGACAAACAACGACTTTCTTACATCTTCAGGGATTTGCAAAAGTACTTCGAAGCGGTCGGTGAGGTGGACATCGAACCTCACTTACGTATCGAGGTTATTGAAGAAAATTGGAATAGATTGATGATGCTGCATCAGGAAAGAGAACAGGCGATAATCGACGAAATTAAACG ACTCGAACGACTGCAACGATTAGCAGAGAAAGTGCACAGAGAGATGAAGGCGACCGACAATCGATTGGAGGAACTCGAGAGACGAGTGGAGGACGAAGCCAGGCGTCTCGATCGACTTCATCCTCTGGAAGCGAAACATGCGGTGGATCTTTTGGAACAGGATATTCGTAACACCGAGGTCCAGAtccaaaatatttttccagACGTGCATACACTTACCGAGGGGCGATACAGTCAGGCGGCCGAACTTCGCAAAAG AGTTCAGAAGCTACATCAACGGTGGGTCGCCCTGCGATCTCTTCTTCATAAACGTTTGGTACAGCCGCTGTCGGCCGTATCTTTCCCGGTAGAAGAACGCGTCGTTACGAAACACCGTACTACCGTCCATGAAACCCGATTGGTCGACACCAATCCACATTTCCGTGCGTTACACGACTGCATCGACTGGTGTAAGGCGAAGATCAAACAGCTCCAGGATGCAGACTATGGCTCCGATTTACCTAGCGTGCAGAACGAACTGGAGGTTCACCAAAGAGAACACAAGAATATCGAGCAGTTCCATCCTAAAGTGGAGAGATGTGTGCAGGCTAAGAGCCACTTTCACGCCGAGGAATTGACATTGTACAGCCAACATCTGACTGTTCTTCAAAAACTTCACACTGAATTATTGGCGGCCTCGAATAAGAGACTTTCCGATTTGGACACTCTACATGACTTTATACAATCGGCGACTAATGAACTGGTTTGGCTGAGTTCTAAGGAGGAGACGGAGGTGACACGCGATTGGAGTGACAAGAATTTGAACGTGCAAAGTATCGAGCAGTATTACGAG CGTACGTTTGGATCTGGTATAGAG TCCCTTATGAGCGACCTAGAGAAGCGGGAGATTCAATTCTCCGCGGTGCAAGATCGAGGCGAAGCTCTGGTCCTTCAACATCATCCCGCCGCGAAAACAATCGAAGCTTACATGTCCGCCATGCAGAGTCAATGGACCTGGCTTCTTCAATTAACTCTTTGTCTAGAAGTTCATCTGAAACACGCAGCACAGAGTCAACAATTTTTCCGGGATGTTCAACAGGCTGAACAGTGGATCTCGAAGAGAGATGAGTCGCTCAACACCATTTATTCCCAATCAGAATTCTCCTTGGACGAGGGTGAACGTTTATTGAAGGGTATGCAAGAACTGCGCGAAGAATTGAATAGTTACGGCGATCATGTGCAGAAACTGGTTGATCAAGCGAAGGACGTGGTTCCTATGAAGCAACGTCGACAGCCTGTGGCACGGCCTATGCAAGTTACGTGCGTCTGCAGTTACAAACAAGTCAAC ATGTCGATTGAGAAGGGCGAACAGTGTACGTTATACGACAACTCTGGTAGGATAAAATGGCGCGTAAAGAATCAAGAAGGCGTCGAGTCCCCTGTTCCAGGCGTCTGCTTTGCTCTTCAGCCACCTGATAAGGATGCTCTCGATGCTGCGGAAAGATTGCGACGACAATATGATCGAAGCGTTGGATTATGGCAACGGAAACAGCTTCGATTACGACAAAACATGATTTTCGCGACCATCAAAGTGGTCAAAGGCTGGGATCTACCGCAGTTCTTGGCTATGGGTCAGGATCAGAGAACTGCTATCAGAAAAGCCTTGAACGAGGATGCTGATAAACTGCTGTCCGAGGGCGATCCTGCTGATCCACAATTGAGGCGACTGAAGCGAGAAACGGCCGAAGTGAACAAATTGTTCGATGAACTGGAGAAACGTGCCAGAGCGGAGGAAGAGTCAAAGAACGCGGGACGTATTTTCAATGAACAGATATCTGCCATTCAAGAAGCATTAGACGAAGCAGAGAGAGTTCTGAATACTCGCATAGCTGCGCCATTACCAAGAGACATTGACAGCTTAGAACATCTGGTTCTGCAACACAAAGATTTCGAGCAAACTCTCAAACGTCAAACATCAGATCTAGATAAAGTTCAGCAAACTTTCCGTGGTATTACTTTGAAGACTCCAGCCATGAGAAACAAGCTCGACGCTGTTACCACCAAATGGACAAATATTTGGAACTCGAGCAATCTGTACATCGAGCGGCTAAAGTGTGTTGAGATCGTGCTTTCTAGTCTTGAGGAGAACACAACCTCGGTATCCGAATTGGAAGTGAAATTGGCATCGTTCGACGAGCTGCCACCGGACCTGAAGGGATTACAGAATGTACTAGAAGATCTGATGGTGCTTCAAAATGCCATCTCTCAACAGCAAACTGCAATGGATAAACTGAACGAAGATACGCAGAACGCAAGACATGTTGTTGAAAAGTCGAGGCCAAGTCATCGTGGCTCTCATTCTGATATGGATCGCTTAGACGATGAAGTGAACAAACTAAACTCCAGATGGACCAATCTCTGTGCTCAGTTGGTCGAAAGAGTTCGCAGCGCGGAAGCAGCTTATGGCCTAGCTCAACAGTTAGAACATGCCTACCGTAACGAGGTTGACTTTATTGACGAATCGTACGAAAAACTCGAGGTGGAGAATGCGAAG AATCTATTGAACAAGGTGGTAGAACGAGCGCCGGCGATCGAAGCAGTAAATGTGACGGGCAGTCGATTGATTCGTGAAGGAAAG ATCTACGGACAAAGGCTTCGAGCGTTCACGGAACAGCTGGAAGATATCTGCCCGTCTTTGGATGCTTCGGTGAAAAAACCGCGACGAGAGTTCGTCTCAACGGTTGATGACGTCGCTCGTGATCTAGATACTCTGAACAAGAGGTACACCACGCTGGTGGAACTTCTTCAGGAACGGGTTACACAGCTGGCAGCGCAACAAACCGAGGAGACATCTCAACAG TTCCAGGAGGCTCTGGAGGGTCTCCAGAAATGGCTAACGGACACAGAGGAAATGGTATCCAACCAGAAATCACCATCGTCGGATTACAACGTAGTTAAGGCGCAATTACAAGAGCAAAAATTCCTGAAGAAGATGCTAATGGATCAGCAAAACTCAATGTCCTCCTCGTACAACATGGGCCAAGAAGTGGCGGCTGAGGCGGAGCCTAAGGAACAGAAGAAGATCGAGAAACAACTAAAAGATTTGATGGCAAGATTCGATAATCTTACGGAAAGCGCTGCTAAGAGAATGGAAGCACTCGAACAAGCGATGGGAGTAGCGAAACAGTTCCAGGATAAACTGATACCACTTCAAACTTGGCTGGACAAGACCGAAAAACGCGTGAGAGATATGGAGTTGGTTCCAACGGACGAGGAAAAAATCCAGCAACGCGTTACCGAACACGATGGTCTTCACGAGGATATTCTGTCAAAGAAACCTGAATTCAGTGAACTTACAGAGGTTGCTAGTCAACTAATGTCCCTGGTAGGCGAGGATGAAGCCGCTGCTTTGGCTGACAAACTTCAGGATGCGGCTGATAGATACGCTGCATTGGTCGAACGATCGGAATCTCTTGGTAACTTGCTTCAACGTTCGAGACAGGGTTTACGTCATCTGGTACTCAGCTATCAAGAACTTCAGGCTTGGATGGAGGGTATGGAAATCAGATTGTCGAAATACAGAGTGCTGGCCGTGCATACGGAGAAGCTTCTTCAACAAATGGAAGACCTAGCTGACTTGACCGAAGAGGTTTCGACTCGACAGACGGAAGTAGACAGTACCACCGATACTGGATTGGAATTAATGAAACACATCTCGAGCGACGAGGCGCTTCAATTGAAAGATAAACTCGATTCTTTGCAACGGCGATTTAATGATTTGGTTAGTCGAGGTTCCGACTTGCTGAAGCACGCGCAAGAGTCTCTTCCATTGGTGCAACAATTCCATGATAATCATAATCGTTTAATGGATTGGATGCAGGCTGCGGAATCGGCTCTGCAATCAGCCGAACCTCGCGAGGATGAAATTATTAGATTAGAAATGGAAATATCGGAATATAGACCAGTTCTAGACAAGATCAACGCCGTTGGGCCGCAGTTGTCTCAGTTATCTCCGGGTGAAGGGGCGGCGACTATCGAAGCTCTAGTCATCAGAGACAACAGGAGATTCGCCGCCATTGCCGAGCAGATTCAACGAAAGGCTGAGAGGCTTCAGCTGAGTAAGCAACGTTCGCTGGAAGTGATCGGTGATATCGACGATTTACTAGAATGGTTCCATGAAGTGGATAATCAATTGAGGGAAGCAGAACCACCGAGCAGCGAACCGGAAATCATCAGGGTACAATTGAAGGAGCATAAAGCCTTGAACGACGACATATCCAGTCAGAAAGGACGTGTTAGGGATGTTATATCCACGGCAAAGAAGGTGATCCGTGAAAATGGTCAATACGAGGACAAATCTACGATCAGAGAAAATATGGAGGACTTACGAGAAACCATGGAAATCGTATCCGGTCTTTCAATGGATAGACTCGGTGCTCTGGAACAAGCTTTGCCATTGGCTGAACATTTACGCGACACTCACATTGATTTAGTCAGCTGGTTAGAGGAGGCTGAACAACAAGTCGCAATGCTTCCTATGCCTGCTTTAAGACCCGATCTAATAGCCGCCCAACAGGACAAGAATGAGTTCCTCGTGCAGAGTATCAACGAACACAAACCTTTGGTCGAGAAGCTGAACAAAACTGGTGAAGCATTGTTGAAGCTGTGCAATGAAGAAGAAGGTATGAAAATACAGGACATATTGGAAGCAGACACTACTCGATATGCAGCCCTCAGAGCAGAACTTCGTGGTCGACAGCAGACTCTCGAACAAGCACTTCAGGAATCTTCTCAGTTCTCCGACAAGCTGGAAGGAATGCTGCGTGCTCTCTCATCAACTGCCGATCAAGTAAATGGCGCCGAACCGATCAGCGCTCATCCTGGTCGGTTAAGAGATCAGATGGAAGAGAATTCCGCTCTGGTCGACGAATTGGCTCAAAGATCCGAGGCCTATGCGGCTGTGAGGAGGGCCGCCGATGACGTGATCAGCAAGGCAGGTAATAGAGCTGATCCAGCCGTAAAGGACATCAAACGGAAGCTGGACAAATTGAACAAACTATGGAGCGACGTGCAAAAGTCGACGACCGACAGAGGTCAAACGTTAGACGAAGCTTTGGCGATCGCCGAAAAATTCTGGTCCGAGTTGAATGGCGTGATGTCGACTCTGCGAGAGCTTCAGGATGCTCTTGCTGGTCAGGCGCCACCAGCAGCTCAACCTGCTGCCATCCAACAGCAACAGGTTGCCTTGCAGGAGATTAGGCACGAAATCGACCAAACGAAACCAGATGTCGAGCAAGTACGAGCTTCTGGTCACGAGTTGATGGGTCTTTGCGGTGAGCCAGACAAACCAGATGTTAGAAAGCATATTGAAGATTTGGATCAAGCATGGGATAACGTGACTGCCCTATATGCCAGAAGAGAGGAAAATCTGATCGATGCTATGGAGAAGGCCATGGAGTTCCACGAGACCTTGCAAAATCTTTTGGAGTTCCTACAAGAAGCCGAGGACAAGTTCTCCAGTATGGGACTGCTAGGAAGCGACATCGACGAAGTTAAAAAACAGATCAAACAATTGGCCAATTTCAAAGCCGAAGTAGATCCTCACATGGTCAAGGTCGAAGCTCTAAACAG GAGTCTGATAAG ACAAGCTGCCGAACTGACAGAGAGAACGTCCTCGGAACAAGCTGCGGCCATCAAAGAACCGCTTGGTGCCGTTAACAGACGGTGGGACGGACTGCTTCGAGGTCTCGTGGAGAGGCAAAGACTCTTGGAGAACGCGTTACTACGTCTAGGGCAATTCCAGCACGCTCTAGACGAGTTGTTGGTATGGATCGAGAAGACGGACGACACTTTGGATAACTTGAAGGCCGTTGCCGGCGATCCTCAAGTGATCGAAGTGGAATTAGCTAAACTGAAAGTACTTGTGAATGATATTCAAGCCCATCAGACCAGCGTGGACACTCTGAACGACGCTGGAAGACAGTTAATAGAGGATGGAAAGGGAACAGCCGAAGCTTCGACGACTGCTGAGAAATTAGGCACTTTGAATCGTCGTTGGCGCGATTTGTTGCAACGTGCTGCTGATCGTCAACGAGAACTGGAAGATGCGCTTAGAGAAGCGCAAACCTTTACGGCGGAGATACAGGACCTTTTGTCTTGGCTGGGTGATGTGGACAATACCATAGTAGCTTCGAAACCTGTTGGAGGATTGCCGGAAACGGCTTCAGAACAGTTAGAACGCTTTATGGAAGTGTACAACGAATTGGAACAAAATCGTTTGAAAGTCGAATCGGTTCTTCAACAAGGACAAGCATACTTGAAGCGTGCCGATTCTACTAGTGCCGGTGGTCTGAATCACAACTTGAGGACTTTGAAACAACGATGGGATAATGTGACTGCTCGCGCAAGTGATAAAAAGATCAAGCTTGAGATCGCTCTGAAAGAGGCTACAGAGTTCCACGATGCACTCCAATCGTTTGTCGATTGGTTAACCAACGCGGAGAAGATTCTCACGAATCTGAAACCTGTGTCGAGGGTAATGGAAACTATACTCGGACAGATAGAGGAACACAAAGCGTTTCAGAAAGACGTTGGAGTTCATCGTGAGACTATGCTGAACCTCGATAAGAAGGGCACGCATTTGAAATACTTTTCACAGAAACAGGACGTGATTCTAATCAAAAACTTGTTGATAAGTGTGCAACACAGATGGGAAAGAGTAGTTTCGAAGTCTGCAGAGAGAACCAGGGCTCTTGATCACGGATACAAAGAGGCCAGAGAATTCCACGATGCTTGGTCCAATATAATGAACTGGCTCGACGAAACGGAGAAGACTTTGGACGAGGTTGCCAGTGATGGCGCCCTTGGAGGAAATGATCCAGAGAAGATCAAAGCTAGATTGAATAAGCACCGTGAATTGCAGAAAGCTCTCAGCGCCAAACAGGGTACCTATGACGCAACTATGAAGAATGGAAAATCATTAAAAGACAAAGCGCCTAAAAGCGACGAATTTGCTCTAAAAGAACTTTTGAATGAGTTGAAGAACAAGTGGACCACTGTTTGTGGTAAGTGCGTGGATAGACAGAGGAAGCTCGAGGAAGCATTGTTGTTCTCGGGACAATTCAAGGACGCTATTCAAGCGTTGCTGGAATGGCTTAGTAAGTCTGAGAAGCAGCTGGCGGACACCGGTCCACTTTATGGCGACCTTGATACTGTAATGAATTTGGTTGAACAACATAAGACCTTCGAGAAGGATCTCGAATCCAGAGTCTCTCAGATGGAATCTGTAATCAAAACGGGTCGCGAGCTTCTTGCTAAGGCGACACCTGATGATGCATCTGCTATAGGATCACAGCTTGCTGAAATAAATAATCTTTGGGACACGGTAACCAAGTTGTCCTCTGACAAGACTGAACGACTCCAAGAAGCCCTCAGAGAGGCTGAACGCCTTCACAAGGCAGTTCACGTACTTCTGGAGTGGCTGAGTGATGCTGAGATGAAGCTGAGATTCGCTGGACAGTTGCCGGAAGACGAACAGGAGAGCAGGAATCAGTTGATGGAACACGAAAAGTTCTTGCGTGAATTAAGCaccaaagaaattgaaaaagatcAAACATTGGAGCTGGCTCACGTGATTCTTGCAAAGGCACACCCTGACGGAGCTTTGGTTATCAAACACTGGATCACGATCATTCAGTCCAGATGGGAGGAGGTTTCCACCTGGGCCCAACAAAGGAATCAAAGATTGGAGAATCATATGCGAGGACTTCAG GACCTCGACAATCTTCTGGAAGAACTACTGTCATGGTTAGAAGGTTTGGAGAACACTCTCAACGCTCTCGAAGCTGAGCCTCTACCAGACGATAAAGCTACTTTAGAAATGCTGATTGTGGATCACAGAGAATTTATGGAGAACACCAGTCGAAGACAGAACGAAGTTGACCGCGTCTGCAAAGCCAGACAGATCAAATCTGCGAAAGATACGATGAAGATAACGAAGGCTAAGTCACCTGCTCCAAC CCGAGCCAGCCCAGGCCGTGAGAGAACGCCCGATTTGTTGCCGCACATCGGCCCACGGTTCCCACCCAAAGGAAG CAAAGGTGCCGAACCGGAGTTCCGTAGTCCCAGAGTAAAACTGCTGTGGGACAGGTGGAGACACGTTTGGATGTTGGCGTGGGAACGTCAACGTCGTTTACAGGATAAGTATAATTATATCCAAGAACTGGACCGTGTCGCAAACTTCAGCTGGGAGGATTGGCGCAAGAGA TTCCTGAAATTCATGAACCACAAAAAGTCCAGATTAACAGATCTCTTCAGGAAAATGGATAAGAATAACGACGGACTGATTCCACGGGAGGACTTCATTCAAGGAATCATGAACACCA AATTCGAGACTTCACGGTTAGAAATGGGAGCGGTCGCAGATTTGTTCGATCGCCACGGTGAAGGATTGATAGATTGGAAAGAATTCATCGCAGCTCTAAGACCAGACTGGGAGGAACGCAGAACCTATAACGACACTGACAAGATTCACGATGAAGTGAAACGATTGGTGATGCTTTGTACTTGTCGCCAGAAATTCCGTGTATTTCAAGTTGGCGAAGGAAAATATAGG TTTGGAGACAGTCAAAAGTTGCGGTTGGTTCGGATTCTACGATCGACCGTGATGGTACGAGTCGGTGGTGGATGGGTAGCATTGGACgaatttctattaaaaaatgATCCTTGCCGCG TTTTTCTAATGCCGATACCGGACCCTAACAAACCGGAACAACATGAGGGTTGGTGTCCGCTCG CCAAGGGAAGAACGAATATCGAGCTGCGAGAACAATTCATATTGGCGGATGGCGTCAGCCAGACAATGACGGCGTTCAGATCGAAACCGAGCCCAACCTCGACGCTGCAGCGTACGCCAATCTCATCCGCGAATGCCGGACCCATCACCAAG GTGAGAGAACGCAGCGCTCGCAGCGTTCCCATGGGACAGTCACGAGCATCGCGCTCTTCGTTGAGCGCTGGAACGCCGGACAGCCTAAGCGACAACGAGAGCTCCTTCAAGCTTGGCTCCGCCAGAAAAACAAGTACACCCTACAGAAGCTCTATGACACCGG GCGGTAGTCGACCATCGAGTAGACCAACCTCGAGACCAACGTCCAGACCAACCAGTAGACCCGGAAGTAGGCCCGCATCCAGGCAAGGAAGCAAACCACCGAGTCGCTATGGTTCCACACAGTCGTTGGATAGTACTG ATGATTCGACAAATGTGAGCCGCATTCCACGCAGAACGGCTGTGAGCACGACAGGCAATACTCCCACTTCTAGCAGACACAATAGCGTGTCAGGAAAGCGCTTATCGGTGAACGGTTCGAGCTCACGACCTCGAACGCCCACCGGCCTGGTTAGTCCTGCCAGTGGTGTTCCAGCGAG gTTTGGCACGATCCATAGAGCTTCGAGCATTCCAACCCTGACTGGTGTCGGCACACCGATCAG GAGCAGCTCGATGTGTACAAATTCAGCAACTAACACCTCGTCGGCCGTTAAGCGAGCTAG AACAAGGACACCGTCCAGTGGATCGAGCACGCCACTGCCGCCTTCTTTGAAGCTATCGAGGAAACCTTCTGGAGCATCGGATACGTCCGTATCGACCACACCGGCCACTAAACGAAAAGGCAAACC